A single region of the Gadus morhua chromosome 5, gadMor3.0, whole genome shotgun sequence genome encodes:
- the LOC115544005 gene encoding ubiquitin thioesterase OTUB2 isoform X1: MMEPPSFVSGREDISSVFLEKTPDDKHNDLSDQYAYVRKIRGDGNCFYRAFCFAYLESIHKNDRILQRFKVRLMKSRGELSSAGLDETAFNGHLNKVIDVVEQCQADEKEETLLTLFNEQSTSDSVVQYLRLLTSTYLQNNADFFCNFVEAPCLKTYCKQEVETMAMECDHVDILALLKALDVGIHVVSMEGHDHRLVHHIIPEGAEPSLHLLYHTSHYDILYLRSKL, translated from the exons ATGATGGAGCCACCCAGCTTCGTGTCAGGTCGAGAGGACATTTCATCGGTGTTCCTGGAGAAAACGCCGGATGACAAACACAAT GATTTAAGTGACCAGTATGCTTACGTAAGAAAGATTCGTGGGGATGGGAATTGCTTCTACCGTGCCTTCTGTTTTGCATACCTGGAGTCGATTCACAAAAATGACAGGATTTTGCAGAG ATTCAAGGTTAGACTGatgaagagcagaggagagctGTCCTCGGCAGGATTGGATGAGACTGCCTTTAATGGTCACCTGAATAAA GTCATAGACGTTGTGGAGCAATGCCAGGCAGATGAGAAAGAAGAGACGTTGCTCACACTCTTCAATGAGCAATCTACCTCCGACAGCGTCGTCCAGTATCTGAGACTGCTCACGTCCACCTACCTACAAAACAACGCAGACTTCTTCTGTAACTTTGTAGAAGCACCTTGCCTGAAAACCTACTGCAAACAA GAAGTAGAGACGATGGCGATGGAGTGCGATCACGTAGACATCTTGGCTCTACTGAAGGCCCTGGATGTTGGCATCCACGTAGTGTCCATGGAGGGCCACGACCATCGGCTGGTTCACCACATCATTCCAGAGGGGGCAGAGCCCTCCCTGCATCTTCTCTACCACACCTCCCACTACGACATACTCTATCTGCGTTCCAAACTCTGA
- the serpina10b gene encoding protein Z-dependent protease inhibitor: MAGPKMSLVLYFHLYLACTYPYTRTLAQILSPIATIQDLSFKNTGFSMNLYRRISSFHDRNIFLSPLSISTAFATLSLATDGVTRDEILKGFNLEELEVAGQPEFIPKLFQYLHGNLTQNASIQLDQSTALFLSQGFEIEAKFSEEIKMYFSADVMHVNLTDTEGSIDLINQYISKKTENKVTKMLTSLDPLTQLMLINTIFFEGEWNMPFNPNNTKYAPFYIDNYNVVQVPMMFLEDKFYTAEDIPLGAKVLKLPYKHGVAMLIVLPNKDMDYTLIDDEISAERFQSWVTNLRKTKLEVHMPKFKMEQSYSLHRLLPDMGVSTIFNTAANLTRLSKNKGIKVTEVLHKAGIEVDELGTTAAAATTIGITAYSMPMTFTIDRPFFFFIYHEDTNCLIFMGRVIDPTKH; this comes from the exons ATGGCAGGGCCGAAAATGAGCCTAGTGCTTTACTTCCATCTCTATCTAGCGTGTACCTACCCGTACACCCGGACCCTTGCGCAGATCCTGTCACCCATTGCAACCATACAAGATCTGTCTTTCAAGAATACAGGCTTCTCCATGAATCTCTACAGAAGAATATCAAGTTTCCATGACCGCAACATATTTTTGTCCCCGCTAAGCATATCTACCGCCTTCGCCACCCTGTCTTTGGCCACCGATGGCGTCACCAGAGATGAAATATTGAAGGGCTTCAAcctggaggagttggaggtggCTGGTCAGCCAGAATTCATTCCTAAACTATTCCAATATCTCCATGGAAACCTCACCCAGAATGCCTCCATACAGCTGGATCAGAGCACtgccctgtttctctctcaagGGTTTGAGATTGAGGCAAAGTTCAGTGAGGAGATCAAGATGTATTTCAGCGCTGATGTCATGCATGTAAACTTAACAGACACAGAAGGCAGTATCGACCTCATTAATCAGTACATCAGCAAGAAGACTGAGAACAAAGTGACTAAAATGTTAACCAGCTTGGATCCACTCACCCAGCTCATGTTGATCAACACTATTTTCTTTGAAG GGGAATGGAATATGCCTTTTAATCCCAATAACACAAAATATGCCCCATTCTACATTGATAACTATAACGTTGTGCAGGTGCCTATGATGTTTTTAGAAGATAAGTTTTACACAGCTGAAGACATCCCCCTTGGTGCCAAAGTGTTGAAGCTTCCATATAAGCATGGTGTTGCCATGTTGATCGTCCTGCCAAACAAAGATATGGACTACACCCTGATTGATGATGAGATCAGCGCAGAGAGGTTCCAGTCGTGGGTCACAAATCTACGGAAAAC CAAACTGGAGGTGCACATGCCCAAATTCAAAATGGAGCAATCGTATTCCCTGCACCGCCTTCTTCCAGACATGGGAGTTTCCACTATCTTTAACACTGCAGCCAATCTCACAAGGTTGTCCAAAAACAAAGGCATCAAAGTGACAGAG GTGCTGCACAAGGCCGGGATAGAGGTGGATGAGCTGGGCACCACCGCAGCAGCCGCGACTACAATTGGTATTACAGCCTACTCTATGCCGATGACCTTCACAATCGATAgacccttcttcttcttcatttaCCATGAGGATACAAACTGTTTAATTTTCATGGGCAGGGTCATAGACCCCACCAAGCACTAA
- the ddx24 gene encoding ATP-dependent RNA helicase DDX24, which translates to MSRDHRCNGCALVTCELTLAAFRIRISELRKMKPKGTNKRRFFTPKQKSDNRGIHIKGKWKAVDLDPSIFSDEGMGGLVCFEELTDYSLVDSQSLASNLVKKEKKPRKRKPSETEQDDGEFDMEGDVDQDATRTSDETTKTSDKPAKKKIKKAKVADEATKTSDKPAKKEIKKAKVAAPEIISADVDGDDQVLVSKEKVENRASNEECAGGEDLKNDVQSEVETTIEKKKKKKQKATETQPETLPEAKVEVEVKVLPKKQPSKDKANKLPKIQKNWTNAALSGSINQNVDVSAWKDLFVPAPVLKALSHLGFASPTPIQALALPSAIRDRMDIVGAAETGSGKTLSFAIPMIHTILEWKKSAPEKDDDMQSESPVVPDAEKGDDARSVTEEEPNTEAPPPQDLEDVEGDLTEDENDDGTKMGCVKVIDNVEFDFEDTAEDIPSGLRFQPLLGLVIAPTRELAVQVKHHIDAVAQFTDIKAAIIVGGMSQQKQSRMLKRQPEIVIATPGRLWELIREGHPHLLTLRHLKCLVIDEADRMVERGHFAELESILEMLSTTYFNPKRQMFVFSATLTMAASVPSRLLQKKRRLDTRSKLEILMHKVGIKSKPKVIDLTRKEATVETLIETQIHCDKDDKDFYLYYFLLQYPGRTMVFANSIDCIKRLNCLLVILDRTPLPLHANMHQKQRLKNLERFAERDSCVLLTTDVAARGLDIPNVQHVVHYQVPRTSETYVHRSGRTARATKEGLSLLIISPDDMLNYKKIYRALGKDEEEVSMFPVQNKCMDVIKERVGLAREIEKIEFHNGKEKSHNSWFRKAAEDLEVDLDDDVLMGRGRDEHDDRQQQKMVKGMKKHLKYLLSQPVFKHDIRTKYPTQMGKLSLPVMPRAGVESAITSVSKQPKKPRQKKAKQQQ; encoded by the exons ATGTCACGTGACCATCGTTGTAATGGCTGCGCTCTGGTGACATGTGAGTTAACTTTAGCAGCCTTCCGAATAAGAATTTCAGAGTTAAG GAAAATGAAGCCAAAGGGTACAAACAAACGTAGATTCTTCACGCCGAAGCAAAAGTCGGATAATAGGGGAATTCATATAAAAGGTAAATGGAAAGCAGTAGACCTCGACCCAAGTATATTCTCCGATGAAGGAATGGGCGGCCTGGTGTGTTTCGAGGAGCTGACGGATTACAGTTTGGTAGATTCGCAGAGTCTCGCCTCAAACttggtaaaaaaagaaaagaaacccCGGAAACGAAAACCGAGTGAGACGGAGCAGGATGACGGGGAATTTGACATGGAGGGTGACGTAGACCAAGATGCAACCAGAACATCCGatgaaacaacaaaaacatcagATAAACCagcaaaaaagaaaatcaaaaagGCCAAAGTAGCAGATGAGGCAACCAAAACATCAGATAAACCAGCAAAAAAGGAAATCAAAAAGGCTAAAGTTGCCGCGCCTGAGATTATTTCCGCGGATGTTGATGGAGATGATCAGGTACTGGTTAGTAAGGAAAAGGTAGAGAATAGAGCTTCTAACGAAGAGTGCGCTGGAGGTGAAGATTTAAAAAATGATGTGCAGTCAGAAGTGGAGACAACgattgaaaaaaagaagaaaaagaagcaaAAGGCCACAGAGACACAACCCGAAACATTGCCAGAGGCTAAAGTAGAGGTTGAGGTTAAAGTTCTTCCAAAAAAACAACCATCTAAGGACAAGGCGAATAAGCTCCCTAAAATACAAAAGAATTGGACAAATGCTGCACTTTCTGGCTCCATCAACCAAAACGTGGATGTGAGCGCTTGGAAGGACCTTTTTGTTCCAGCACCCGTGTTGAAGGCCCTTAGCCATCTTGGGTTTGCTTCACCAACACCTATCCAAGCCCTGGCACTGCCGTCCGCTATTAGAGACCGCATGGATATAGTGGGGGCCGCGGAGACGG GAAGCGGTAAAACCCTTTCTTTTGCCATCCCGATGATCCACACCATCCTGGAGTGGAAGAAGAGCGCTCCAGAGAAAGATGATGACATGCAATCAGAGAGTCCAGTCGTACCTGATGCTGAGAAGGGGGATGATGCCCGATCCGTGACTGAGGAGGAGCCTAACActgaggctcctcctcctcaagatTTGGAGGACGTCGAAGGAGATCTCACTGAGGATGAGAACGACGATGGAACTAAAATGGGATGTGTTAAGGTCATTGACAATGTCGAATTTGACTTTGAAGATACTGCAGAAGATATCCCATCCGGACTTCGTTTTCAGCCTCTGCTTGGACTCGTGATCGCCCCAACCAGGGAGCTAGCGGTCCAGGTCAAACATCATATAGACGCGGTCGCACAATTCACTG ACATAAAGGCGGCTATAATTGTCGGTGGAATGTCACAACAGAAACAATCACGCATGCTCAAGCGCCAGCCAGAGATCGTCATAGCGACTCCCGGACGCCTGTGGGAGTTGATCAGGGAGGGACACCCGCATCTGCTCACCCTCAGGCACCTCAA GTGCCTTGTGATCGATGAAGCCGATCGCATGGTAGAGCGCGGACACTTCGCTGAGCTGGAGAGCAtcctggagatgctgagcaccaCCTACTTCAACCCCAAACGGCAGATGTTTGTGTTCTCGGCCACCCTGACCATGGCCGCCAGCGTGCCCTCGCGGCTCCTGCAGAAGAAGCGGAGGTTGGACACCAGGAGCAAGCTGGAGATCCTCATGCACAAAGTGGGGATCAAGTCCAAGCCGAAGGTCATCGATCTGACCCGGAAGGAAGCGACGGTGGAGACGCTGATAGAGACCCAGATCCACTGCGACAAGGACGACAAGGACTTCTACCTCTACTACTTCCTGCTGCAGTACCCCGGCCGAACCATGGTGTTCGCCAACAGCATTGACTGCATCAAGAGGCTCAACTGCCTGCTGGTCATCTTGGACCGCACGCCGCTGCCTCTGCACGCCAACATGCACCAGAAGCAGCGTCTCAAGAACCTGGAGAGGTTTGCTGAGAGGGATAG TTGTGTTCTTTTGACGACGGATGTCGCGGCCCGAGGACTGGACATCCCCAACGTTCAGCATGTTGTTCACTACCAG GTTCCAAGGACATCGGAGACGTACGTTCACCGCAGCGGCCGGACAGCAAGAGCCACCAAAGAAGGTCTGAGCTTGCTCATAATAAGTCCAGACGATATGCTCAACTACAAGAAGATCTACAGGGCTCTTGGAAAGGATGAAGAAGAAGTCTCCATGTTCCCAGTACAGAACAAATGCATGGATGTCATCAAG GAGAGGGTGGGCTTGGCCAGAGAAATTGAGAAGATAGAGTTCCATAACGGCAAAGAGAAGAGCCACAACTCCTGGTTCCGAAAAGCAGCCGAGGACCTGGAAGTAGACTTGGATGATGATGTTTTGATGG GCAGAGGAAGAGACGAACATGACGACCGCCAGCAGCAGAAGATGGTGAAGGGCATGAAGAAGCACTTGAAGTACTTGCTCTCGCAGCCAGTGTTCAAGCACGACATCCGGACCAAGTACCCCACCCAGATGGGCAAGCTCTCCCTGCCTGTGATGCCTCGGGCAGGTGTGGAGTCGGCCATCACCAGTGTCTCAAAACAGCCCAAGAAACCAAGACAGAAGAAGGCTAAACAGCAGCAATGA
- the atxn3 gene encoding ataxin-3, translating into MESIFHEKQEGSLCAQHCLNNLLQGEYFTPVDLSSIAHQLDEEERMRMAEGGIASVEYRTFLQQPSGNLDDSGFFSIQVISNALGVWGLELILFNSREYQTLMINPIDEKAFICNYKEHWFTIRKLGKQWFNLNSLLTGPELISDTYLALFLAQLQQEGYSIFVIRGNLPECEAEQILGIMRVQQQQRPRLIGEDEASSSSGQSSALAMASAKPPSMGVTLSGRLVADVQPETAMAVEDEVVDEDEEELKKALALSKQDMEVEDEEADLRRAIQLSMQGSVMSNAASETKVVNVKAGGQTYGSSAGPGGSQNEALTAEELRRRRQAYFDRQSQQPPTVPLQAEGKLTCTSGSKSSEASTEPSPQSKPSQ; encoded by the exons ATGGAGTCCATATTCCATGAGAAA CAAGAGGGCTCCCTGTGCGCTCAACACTGTCTCAACAATTTGCTGCAAGGTGAGTATTTCACTCCCGTGGACCTGTCATCCATCGCTCATCAGCtggatgaagaggagaggatgaggatggcAGAAGGGGGCATTGCCAGTGTAGAGTATAGGACCTTTCTACAG CAACCTTCTGGAAATCTGGATGACAGTGGTTTCTTTTCAATACAA GTTATTAGCAATGCACTTGGAGTATGGGGCTTGGAGTTAATCCTCTTCAACAGCAGGGAATACCAGACACTAATGATTAATCCTAT AGATGAGAAGGCCTTTATATGCAACTACAAGGAGCACTGGTTCACAATACGTAAACTTGGAAAACAG TGGTTTAATCTGAACTCACTGTTGACCGGGCCAGAGTTGATCTCCGACACCTATCTAGCCCTCTTCCTCGCCCAGTTACAACAGGAAG GTTATTCCATATTTGTAATCCGAGGAAATCTCCCCGAGTGTGAGGCAGAGCAGATCCTGGGAATTATGAGGgtgcagcagcaacagcgtcCAAGGCTAATCGGAGAGGATGAAGCTAGCTCTAGTAGTGGTCAAAG CTCTGCGTTGGCAATGGCTTCAGCCAAGCCGCCTTCGATGGGTGTTACTCTGAGCGGGAGATTGGTCGCCGATGTTCAGCCGGAGACGGCCATGGCTGTGGAGGATGAGGTAGTggatgaagacgaggaggagctgaagaaggcCTTGGCGCTCAGCAAACAAgacatggaggtggaggatgaggaggctgACCTTCGCAGGGCTATACAGCTCAGCATGCAGG GATCAGTCATGAGCAATGCAGCCTCTGAGACCAAAGTGGTGAACGTGAAGGCAGGGGGCCAGACCTACGGTAGTTCAGCAGGCCCCGGAGGCAGCCAGAATGAGGCGCTCACCGCAGAGGAGCTAAGGAGAAGGAGGCAAGCCTACTTCGACCG CCAATCTCAGCAGCCACCCACCGTTCCTTTGCAAGCGGAGGGTAAACTGACGTGTACTTCAG GTTCAAAGAGTAGTGAAGCAAGTACTGAGCCGAGTCCACAAAGCAAACCCAGCCAGTAA
- the LOC115544005 gene encoding ubiquitin thioesterase OTUB2 isoform X2, with translation MMEPPSFVSGREDISSVFLEKTPDDKHNDLSDQYAYVRKIRGDGNCFYRAFCFAYLESIHKNDRILQRFKVIDVVEQCQADEKEETLLTLFNEQSTSDSVVQYLRLLTSTYLQNNADFFCNFVEAPCLKTYCKQEVETMAMECDHVDILALLKALDVGIHVVSMEGHDHRLVHHIIPEGAEPSLHLLYHTSHYDILYLRSKL, from the exons ATGATGGAGCCACCCAGCTTCGTGTCAGGTCGAGAGGACATTTCATCGGTGTTCCTGGAGAAAACGCCGGATGACAAACACAAT GATTTAAGTGACCAGTATGCTTACGTAAGAAAGATTCGTGGGGATGGGAATTGCTTCTACCGTGCCTTCTGTTTTGCATACCTGGAGTCGATTCACAAAAATGACAGGATTTTGCAGAG ATTCAAG GTCATAGACGTTGTGGAGCAATGCCAGGCAGATGAGAAAGAAGAGACGTTGCTCACACTCTTCAATGAGCAATCTACCTCCGACAGCGTCGTCCAGTATCTGAGACTGCTCACGTCCACCTACCTACAAAACAACGCAGACTTCTTCTGTAACTTTGTAGAAGCACCTTGCCTGAAAACCTACTGCAAACAA GAAGTAGAGACGATGGCGATGGAGTGCGATCACGTAGACATCTTGGCTCTACTGAAGGCCCTGGATGTTGGCATCCACGTAGTGTCCATGGAGGGCCACGACCATCGGCTGGTTCACCACATCATTCCAGAGGGGGCAGAGCCCTCCCTGCATCTTCTCTACCACACCTCCCACTACGACATACTCTATCTGCGTTCCAAACTCTGA